A stretch of DNA from Bradyrhizobium algeriense:
GACGCCTACAATGTTGTCGGCGAGACGCTGGCTCGGGCTGCGGCGGATCAATGCATCCCGTACCGATCGACAAATCTGCGCCCAGCGGGTCGCGTTTGCCACGCCGCGGCTTTGGATCAGGAGCGGCCCGTCAAGATTGATGCTGCCGGCGATCACATGCGAGCCGACGCCCTTGGCGATCTGCCGGCTTTCGCCTGTGAGCAGGGCCTCGTCAGTGTGCGATTCGCCCTCCATGATCACGCCGTCGACGGGAATGCGTTCGCCCGGCCGAACTCGAACCAGCACACCTGCGTCAACCTCGCGCACCGGCCGGCGGTACTCTCCGTCGCCAATGACGACGGTGGCCCACTCACTTTCCGCGGCCAAGAGCGGCTGCAGGTCACGCGCCGCCCGTGCACGCCCGGCGGCGTCGAGATAGTAGCCCGCGGTGAACAGCATCAGCACCATGGTGGCCGTATCGAAGTAAACCTGCGGGCTGCCCTCGATGGTGGCAAAAGCGGAATAAAAGTAGGCGGCGCCGACGCCGAGCACGATGAGTGCCGAGGAGGTCAGGCGCCCCTCCATGCCGTGGAGCCACGCCTCGCGCAGAAACGGTCCGCCGAGAATGATCACTGCGGGTGTTGCGAACAGCCAGAGCAGAAGATGAATCCAGGGAAGCATCTCGGCATCCGCGCCGCTGAAGGCGTCGCTGTACAGGAGCAGGCTGAACAGCATGATATTCATGGAGAGAAAGCCGCCGACGCCGAGCCGAATCAGCAGCCAAGCGGCCTCCCATTCCTCGGTTTTGCCGTGCTTGACCTGGTAGGCGATACAGCAGCCGTAGCAGCAGAATGCGCAAGCCTCACCGTTCACCGTGAGTCGCATCGCCCGCCGCCCGATGGGTAACAGGCAGTGGCTGCACAGCGCATGGTCCTGGGCCGTCATGCTGGTTCTGTCCAGCCATGCGCGAAGTGCACCGCGAAGGGCAGGATGCCGCGGCCGACGGTAACGAGACCGAGCAGCAGGATGCAGCTGCCCGCTAGCCATACGCCCCGTTGCCGCCACGCTGGCGCCAGCGCTCGACCAACGCCGCCCATCAGCAGCAATGCGGGGAAGGTCCCGAGCCCGAACGCGGCCATGGTAAGAAAGCCGTGCAGTGCCCCGGCCGTGCTCGCCGCCTGCGCAGCAAAGGCGTAGACCAGCGGACAAGGCAGGAAGCCGTTGAATACGCCAAACGCGAGCGGGGCGGCATGTCCCGGCGCCGTCAACAGGCTGCGCAGCGATGCCGCGAGCGTACTGGCGCCGAAGCCGGCCGTGACGCGATGCAGGTGCGGCAGCAGGCCAAAGAACTGCAGCGCCATGGCGATCATCAGCAGTCCGGCGAGGATCGCGAGGATCCGCTGACCGGTGTCAAGCGGACCGCTCAGCAGCGGAACTGTCGCTCCCTGCGGCGTGCATATGACCTGGCCGAAGGCGCCCGCTAGTCCGCCGAGAAAGCAGTAGGTCGTCAATCGACCGGTATTGTACAGCAGATGGCGCAGAACTGTCGCGCCGCGTCCCTGCGGATCGCGGCCCAGCGCACAAGCGAACCCGCCGCACATACCGATGCAGTGAAAGCTCCCTGCGAACCCTGCGACAAAGATCACGAGATAGGCGGCCATCGGCAGATTGCCCTGCCCATCCAACGCTTGTGCAGCGACGGCACCACTTCGCCGCCGCTACCCACGCACGAGATAGGCGACCCAAACGAGGAAGGCGACGGTGGCTATCGCGAAGCCGACTAACGCGATGATCTGGATCGCACTCGCATCGGCGAGCGAAAAAACCGGATTCTCGATCATGCGCGCCCTCCTGGTCAGCCGAAATAGACACGGACTACGTTTATGGCTAACTCGATGAACAGGAACAGCAGATTCAAGGCCACGAGGGCGAGAATGATCCTGGCTACCAGCACCTTCTGCTCCTTCAGAACCGGCAATTCCTGCTCCTTTATTTCGAATCGGAATCAGTCAGTCACCAGCTTGCACGTGGGTCGGGATCGCTAGACACGTCCCGGTCCCAGCCCACCCCAATAGACGACGAGATAATACAGCGCCCAGATGAAGAGGACGGCATAGACAACCAGCAGCCACATGGGAATGTAACCGTGACGAGACTGAATAGTGCCGCCGGCATACTCCTCCATCTCCTCCGTATCGGCGGGTGAGCTGTTATTCGCCGTCGTGTTTGGCGTTCGCGTCGGATCCGTCATCGCCGATCTCCCTCTGCAGGAAACGTATGGATGCATCGTTGGCGCCGCTAAAGGCGCCTGAGAGCACGCCCCAAATGAAGACGCAGAGTGCACCGAGACTCATCATCAATGCTGCAATGTAGGGGCCGACGATCTCGAAATAGATGGTCATCGCTCATTACTCCTTGGCGGCCCGTTGTTCGGCCGCACCGTTCCTGCTGCGACCGGCAAGGACGCTGGCGCGGCTCGCGGCACGGCCGCTTGGAACGTAGGCTTTGTCGGGCGTACCGGCCTCGAGTGCGGGATCGTTAAGCGCCATGCGATCACTGGGGGCGATCGGCAGCGGTTCACCCGACAGCGGATCCTTGTAGGCCGACAGCGCAAGCACGTAGTAGGAGAGCGCCCAGCGGTCCTCTTCCGAAAGCGGATCCCGGTAGGATGGCATGGGCGTGCCGCTCAGCCCGGTCGTCATGGTGCGGAAGATGTCCTCAACGGTAGGACCCGACTTGAACTGGCCGGCGGTAAGGTCCGCGGGCGGGCTTGGAAAGCCCAGATCGTCCTTCAGCCCGGGAGCCTTTTCGCCATCACCCTTCCCGGTTCGACCATGGCATTCCCAACACTTCGCACTCTGCCACACATCCTTGGCGCGAGTGAGCATCTGCTCAGACGGAACAGGCGGCCGCCCGATGTACAGGGGCGGACCTGGCGGTTCTTCCTTGAAATAGGCATAGGGCTTTGCCGGATCGGAACGGTCGACCGCCAGCTCGTACTTGATGTACTGAATGACGGCGAGGCGGTCGATTATATGCAGTTCGTGCCAGGCTGGCATAGCCGTGCCCCGAACGCCGCGTGTAATGGTGCGCAGAAGGTCACCGTCGGTTGGCAACGGCTCCTTGGTCAGCCTGAACTTGAAAACCGCCGCCGCGAAGCTCCTCGGGCGCTGCTTGTACATAAAGGTTGCAGCCGGTCCATTACCGTCGCCGCTGTCCCCGTGGCAGCCGAGACATCGCCGCTGATAGACCTCTTTGCCGTAGGCGATCCATTCGCTCGATCGCGGCACCGTAGCATCCGTAACTTCGAGCTTTTGCGGCTCAAACAGGTCCCGCCACTTGCCGCGATTCATGCCAAGTTTCTGGAGATAAGCGATGAGACCCTGCAGCGCTTCTGTCTCGGCGGCGACGTTGACGGTGTCGCCTGTATATTCCTTGTTCGGTGTCCAAACGATCGGAGCTTTGCCGCGCGCCGCCATGGGCACAAACAGAAGTCCATCGGCGTTCGGCGTGAGCTTAACCTGCTCCTTGCTTTCGAATGCGAAGAGCTTCTCAGTAGCTGGCGTTCGTTCCAGGCTACGATTACCAGCTCCGTCATCGACAATCTTGACTCGTTCCGCGGACGTCTCGAACAGTCCCCGAAAAGGCGCCATATTCGAATCCGGCGAGAGCATTCGGGGATTCCAGAAATGCGCGAGATGCCATTCGTCGCTGAACTTGAGCCCGACCCGCGTCAGATCCGGCCCGATACGCCGGGTGCCCCACAGGTGCGGCACATCGAAGGCGTATTCGCCGGCCTCGGAGACCGGACCCCAACGGCGCGTCTCGCCGGTCACCGGACGCACGTATTGCGAATGGCAGTACCAACACCCCTCGCGCAGATAGACCTGGCGGCCGAGCTGCTGCAGCGGCGTATAATCGGTGGCCTCGGTCACCATCCATTTGAGCTGACCAAAATCGGTCCGGACCACGGCGGTTACGTCGGTCGTCCGCGCCGTTGGCTCAATAAAGGGTAGGATGCCCTGGGTGACGACGGCGAGGAAGAAGAAGAAGACGCCGGCCACCAGAGCGACAAAGCGCGCACTCATTCGGCTGGCCCTCCAGCGGGAATTGGCGCAGCACCTGGGACTGGAACGGGCTCTCTTCCCTCGGCCGGGCGACTAAGTGCGGTCATCATAAGATTGAAGACGAGCAAGGACATCCCGATGTCCATCGTGATGCCGCTGAGCGTACGCACGAGCCAATAGGCTTTCATCCGGACCACCGTGTCGAGCCACTCGGTGCCATTCATCCATTCGAAGCCTTGCTGCAGACCTCCGGCAGTCAGCACCAGACCCATGGTCGTAATTCCGACGGTGATCAGCCAGAACGACCAGTTGCCAAGGGTCCATGACCAAAGCTCGCGTTTGACCGCGCGCGGCCACACGTAAATCAGACCGCCCATCGCCCAGACCACGAACGTGCCGAAAACGGTGAGGTGCGAGTGTGAGATGACGAAGTCGGTGAAATGGGTGGGCTGCTGGATCGAGCGCAACGCCTCGGTCGAGCCCTGGAAGCAACCCACCAGATACATCAGCGAGCCCATGATCAGGAACTTCGCGGGGAGATTCTTCCCGAATCCATCCCAGCGCCCCTTCACTGTACCGAAGAAGTTCACCAGCACGGTCCACACGGGAATTATCAGCAACATGGAGGTGATGATCGCGAGAGTCTCGGTCCAGTCGGCGATCGGGCTATACAGATAATGGTGGATGCCAACGAAGGGATAGAACAGCGCGAGCGACCAGAAACCCACCAACGATAGCTGGTGTGCGTAAAGCGGATTGCGCACAGCGACCGGTAGGAAATAGTAGATGAGCACGTAGCCTGCGGGCGTGAGCCACAGTCCGACGATGTAGTGGATGTAGAGGCCATGGAATGCGGCGCTATTAATGCCTGGAATCGTGTAGGGAAGGATGAAGCTACCCAGCAAGAGATTCATCGTCGTCCACACAAAGGCCCCTATAAGATACCAGAGCGCCACATAGAGCGGCGCCTCGAGCCGTCGTGCGATGGTGAGAAGGAACTGTGCCGTCGTCGCCGCGATGACGATGAAGATGGGAATCTCGGCGAAGAGCGGGAGCTCGCCCGCCTCCAGACCATGGTTCTGCGCAAAAGGCAGCGAGATCAGCCCCGCCGCCAGGCTGATGTTATAGAGCCATGCCAGCGGTACGCCCCATTGTGCCCATGGCACCCGCACCCCGCAGAGGCGCGGGACTAGATAGTGACATTCGCCAATGAAAAGGGCGGAAAAGGCGCCGAAGATGACGCCATTGACATGCACCGGCCGCAGCCGGCCAAAAGTCAGCCCTAGATTACTGGTCCCAAGATAATCCGGATAGTTGAAGAGACCCGAGATCGCCACGCCGACCGATGGCATGACGAGGAGCCAGAACATGCCCCAATAAAGCCAGATTCGGACCACGCGCCAATCGACCAGATCATCCAAGTTGATGCCGCTGAACCTGCCGCGCAGTCTTTCTGCAGGAAACACCTCCGCCATGGAGCATTCCCCCTTCTTGTCCGCTAATGCGTTCTCTCCTGTTCCCGGATAGACGCAGCTTCGACAGCAATGACCCGCGCTAGAAGCCTCCGCTTCGCAGCATCGAAATCAGAACTTGCCCGGGTTCAACACCGAGCCGCTCTGCGACCAATAGATGTACGCTTCCAGCGCCTTCATCGCGTCCGAGTCATCGGCGATCTTTTCGCCCTGGTTGGGCTTCTCGATGCACCAATTGATCATGTCGCGCAGCGTCGCAAACTTGGCCATCTGCGCTTGGTACTTCGGGAACGTGGCGGGGTGGGTATCGGCCGTCATGGGATGGCACATAGCGCAGGCCATTCCCGTCTTGGACAACACGACACCCATCGCCTCCTCGGTCGCTGCGTCACCGTGGAACAGCAGGTCGCCCTTGCGGACCTGCTCCATGAACACTTGCTGGTAGGAGTTCAGCAGCTGCGGCGTCACCGGATCCTTGTGCGCACCCGCAGGGCCGACCAGGACGGCAAGCGCTACCGCCGGGGCAGCGCGGAACAGAATGAAACGGCATGTTATCGACGCGGTCATGCCCATTCCTCCTAATATGGCCAGATACCATCAGCGATCCGGGGTCGCAAAACCTCGGGAATGCTCTTCGCATAGTCATCTGGAGACTGCGCGTACACTTGCTTGCGCCACATTACGTATTCGGCGTCGACTTTGTCCTGGGCACTGACGTCGATCTTGGCCCAACCGACCCCGTCAAAGTGATCACCGGGGTCGACCCGGATCATCGGCTTTGTAAGCTTCGGCACCCCCTCCGGCGCGTAAGGCCAAGGCCATGAGGTTGCCAGCATGCCGATCGAGCGCATGGTGCCAATCTCGTTGTAGAGCACCTGATGCGTGTGACCGTGAATGTTGGTGACTTTGGTGTAGGGCTTGAGCACCTCGTTTACCTCGCGCCAGTCGCGCACCCAGAAGTTCCATGGCGGATAGTACTCGTACAGCGGATTGTGGCTGAAGATGACGACCGGCCGGTTCCGATCCCAATTGGCAAGCGTCTTCTGCAGCCAGTCGAGCTGATCGCGGCCGACGCCCGCCCACGGCCCAGCGACGGTGCCGTCGAGCGTGGCCATGTGCCCCATCCGCTCCTCGGGACTCATCTTCTTCGCCGTCCAATAGTCCGGACCGCGACTGACGGTGTCGAGCCCGACAAAGCGCACGCCCTTATGGTCGAATGTCCAGTTGGGCTGACCGAACAGTTCGCCCCACTTCTTACCCATGTCGAGGTACCAATCGTGCTCGCCCGGAATGTAGACCTTGCGGATGTTGACTTCTTTCAAGATCTCCACACCGAGCTCAAGTTCTTCGACCTTGCCAAGCTGGGCCAGGTCGCCGCCGAAAATCAGGAAGTCGGCCGGCGGACTCATGGCCTGTACCTCCTTGGCGGCGCGCACTGTCTTCTCGACGAAGCGCGTATTGAGGGACTTCGGATAGAGATGGGTGTCGGAGATCCAGGCAAACTTGAATGGCGCCTCGGCCGCATAAGCGACGTCGAGAGTGTTGAGCAGCGGCCACCAGGCGAAGGTCTCGGCTACTGTCGCCGCCCCGACCAGACATGATCTGTGCACGAAGGTGCGCCGGGTAATCCGCAGCGAGGGGTCAGGACGCACTCCGGGCTGTTGGAGTACCGCGGCTATTTCACGCCGATCGCGCTCAAGCTCGGACATGAGTTTCCTCCCTTGCGATAGGTCGTAACAAGACGTCACTCCTCTAACGCGATGCGAATCCGGCTCTTCGCGACCTCGCTACATTCTTTTCTTTGGCTCGATTGTCGCGTGTCGAGCCGAAGACGTCGTTACTTCCCGGAGCCGCCTTGCACTGAAGAGGCGCCCTTCTTCAGTTCGATATTCAGATCGCTCGGCTTCCCCGCCGCAACGGTCACCGCCTGCTCGTTCGGACCGGTGAAGGGGTGGTACGCGACCAGCTTGTAGTTTCCGGCCG
This window harbors:
- a CDS encoding metallophosphoesterase family protein, with amino-acid sequence MSELERDRREIAAVLQQPGVRPDPSLRITRRTFVHRSCLVGAATVAETFAWWPLLNTLDVAYAAEAPFKFAWISDTHLYPKSLNTRFVEKTVRAAKEVQAMSPPADFLIFGGDLAQLGKVEELELGVEILKEVNIRKVYIPGEHDWYLDMGKKWGELFGQPNWTFDHKGVRFVGLDTVSRGPDYWTAKKMSPEERMGHMATLDGTVAGPWAGVGRDQLDWLQKTLANWDRNRPVVIFSHNPLYEYYPPWNFWVRDWREVNEVLKPYTKVTNIHGHTHQVLYNEIGTMRSIGMLATSWPWPYAPEGVPKLTKPMIRVDPGDHFDGVGWAKIDVSAQDKVDAEYVMWRKQVYAQSPDDYAKSIPEVLRPRIADGIWPY
- a CDS encoding cbb3-type cytochrome c oxidase subunit II gives rise to the protein MSARFVALVAGVFFFFLAVVTQGILPFIEPTARTTDVTAVVRTDFGQLKWMVTEATDYTPLQQLGRQVYLREGCWYCHSQYVRPVTGETRRWGPVSEAGEYAFDVPHLWGTRRIGPDLTRVGLKFSDEWHLAHFWNPRMLSPDSNMAPFRGLFETSAERVKIVDDGAGNRSLERTPATEKLFAFESKEQVKLTPNADGLLFVPMAARGKAPIVWTPNKEYTGDTVNVAAETEALQGLIAYLQKLGMNRGKWRDLFEPQKLEVTDATVPRSSEWIAYGKEVYQRRCLGCHGDSGDGNGPAATFMYKQRPRSFAAAVFKFRLTKEPLPTDGDLLRTITRGVRGTAMPAWHELHIIDRLAVIQYIKYELAVDRSDPAKPYAYFKEEPPGPPLYIGRPPVPSEQMLTRAKDVWQSAKCWECHGRTGKGDGEKAPGLKDDLGFPSPPADLTAGQFKSGPTVEDIFRTMTTGLSGTPMPSYRDPLSEEDRWALSYYVLALSAYKDPLSGEPLPIAPSDRMALNDPALEAGTPDKAYVPSGRAASRASVLAGRSRNGAAEQRAAKE
- a CDS encoding sulfite exporter TauE/SafE family protein, with protein sequence MAAYLVIFVAGFAGSFHCIGMCGGFACALGRDPQGRGATVLRHLLYNTGRLTTYCFLGGLAGAFGQVICTPQGATVPLLSGPLDTGQRILAILAGLLMIAMALQFFGLLPHLHRVTAGFGASTLAASLRSLLTAPGHAAPLAFGVFNGFLPCPLVYAFAAQAASTAGALHGFLTMAAFGLGTFPALLLMGGVGRALAPAWRQRGVWLAGSCILLLGLVTVGRGILPFAVHFAHGWTEPA
- a CDS encoding cbb3-type cytochrome c oxidase subunit I, producing MAEVFPAERLRGRFSGINLDDLVDWRVVRIWLYWGMFWLLVMPSVGVAISGLFNYPDYLGTSNLGLTFGRLRPVHVNGVIFGAFSALFIGECHYLVPRLCGVRVPWAQWGVPLAWLYNISLAAGLISLPFAQNHGLEAGELPLFAEIPIFIVIAATTAQFLLTIARRLEAPLYVALWYLIGAFVWTTMNLLLGSFILPYTIPGINSAAFHGLYIHYIVGLWLTPAGYVLIYYFLPVAVRNPLYAHQLSLVGFWSLALFYPFVGIHHYLYSPIADWTETLAIITSMLLIIPVWTVLVNFFGTVKGRWDGFGKNLPAKFLIMGSLMYLVGCFQGSTEALRSIQQPTHFTDFVISHSHLTVFGTFVVWAMGGLIYVWPRAVKRELWSWTLGNWSFWLITVGITTMGLVLTAGGLQQGFEWMNGTEWLDTVVRMKAYWLVRTLSGITMDIGMSLLVFNLMMTALSRPAEGREPVPVPGAAPIPAGGPAE